TTTACGGCAGTTTCCATAGGTTGGAATATTGCCAAAGAAAACTTCTTAATAGACAGTGATGTTATAAACAATCTGAAATTACGCGTTAGTTACGGAGTAACAGGGAATAACGATTTTAGAACAGGGAATGAATTAGTAAACAATTATCCGTATTTGGCAATTTTAGACAATACCACAACAGCAGTGAGTGGTGGCCAACCTGCTCTGATTGTAAACCCTCTTAATATTCCTAATCCTAATCTAACATGGGAACGACAAATAGAATTTAATCCGGCAATAGACTTCGGCCTTTTTAATAATGTGATATCCGGATCTGTTGATTATTATAAGAGAACGAGTGATCAACTACTACTGAACAATCCTATCTCTACGACAACAGGCTTTAGTAATGCACTGGTAAACCTCGGTAAAGTAGAAAATAAAGGATTTGAAGTTGAACTGAGAAGTAGAAATATATCTAACAGTAATTTTAGATGGTCAACTACATTCATTGCATCCAAAAACAAAAATGAGTTGGTAGACTTCGCAGATTCTAACGGTCAAACTCAGATAGTAGATTCCAAAAGAGCTGCAGAATGGATTAATCTGGAAGGAAACCCAATATCTTCTTATTACGGCTGGGTAGTGGATAGAGATATTCCGTTAGAATATATTACAGATCCTTTTCATCCTATTGGGGCAGAAGCACAAGACGTATATGTAAAAGATTTAAATGGCGACGGCCTGATTGATAACGATGATAGAACCATTTTAGGAAGCCCTTATCCCGATTTGATATGGAGTTTATCTAATGATTTTACATTGGGAGCTTTTGATATCAATTTGATGGTTCAAGGAAGTCATGGGGCTGAAATTAGAAATATGGGAGACCAATATATTTTTAACCACTTTAACAGTGCGCAAAATTATATTGTTGCAACAACACCTGATCAAGGATTTATCAAAGAGAAAATATTTACAAATGATATTATTCAGGATGCTTCTTACGTTGCTTTGAGAAACTTAAATATAGGATACAGATTTAGTCAGGAACTTTCTTCGGAATTAAAGATTTCCGGTGCCAGAGTTTATGTATCAGCGCAAAATCTGTTCTACATAACAGCGAGTAACTATACAGGGTTTAATCCCGAATCTATCAATAATACAAGTGCAACAACCTATGGATACCAAAGAGCAGGGTCTCCTGTTTTCAGAACCATCTCCTTAGGTGTAAATGTTCAATTTTAAGCTACTAAAACTTAAATAGAAAATATTATGAAACTAATAAAATTTTTAACATTACTATCAATAGCAATGCTAATTACATCATGTGAAAAGACCTTCTTATCTCCCGAATTAAATACAGGGATTAATGCAGATAATTATTTTACCAATGATGCCGAAATAGAAACCGGAATCTTAAATATTTATGATGGAATACAAGGTGTAAATGCACTAAAATTTACAAGTACTAATTTAAATCATGCCGTACAAGTAGAATTTTACGTAACAGAAATGCGTAGTGATAATACCAGAACTAAAGCAAGTGAAGGTGAAGCAGCTCAATTTGAACAGTTTAATATTCAGGCAACCAATGGTATTGTTGCTGACTATTACAGAAGTTACTACAACGTAATTTTTAGAGCCAATCTTGTTTTAGAAAACCTGGGAGCAGCTTCATCCGGTAGTGCTGCCAGATATGAAGCGGAAGCCAGATTTTTAAGAGGATACGCCTATTTTAATTTAGTAAGATTATTCGGAGATATTCCATTAATCAACAAAGTGATTGACCCATTAGATAAAGTAACGGCATTCACCAGAGTCTCAACCACCGAAATTTATAATCTGATTGTAAGCGATCTCGAAAATGCAGTTGCTAATTTAACAGATGGCGGGCCAAAAGACCGGGCAAGCAGAGCTGCAGCACAAGGCCTTTTAGCAAAAGTATTCTTAACTTTGGGAAGATACGGAGAAGCACAAACACTTTGTGAGGATATCATGAATCCGGCCAGAGGGTTTACTTTGCAAAGCGACTTCAGGAATATTTTTTATAATGAAGGAAATAGCGAGGTGATATTTGCAATTGGTTTTGTTGCAGGCTCAAACGATGATAGTCAAAATTTTTCTGCGGAATGGCTAAATGCCGTAGGGAGGACAAGCGGTGTTAATTATGTAACTGCAGACGCCAGAGCTTCACTGGATGCCAACGGAGGTACCAGAACACAATACTCCTACAGACAAGATCAAAGCCAGATAACCCAGTACCAAGTAGTAAAATATTTACCTGATGGCGATACCACTTTGGGGATACCTGTTACTTCTCCTGACCCTACTTCTGCAGGGAATGATTGGATTGTATTACGTTATGCAGATGTTATCCTGATGCATGTTGAAGCTATTTTGGCGGGCGGAGTTTCCACAACCAGTTCAAATGCCTTGGTGTCATTTCAAATGATTCGAAACAGAGCAGGTTTAACCACCCCGGTAACGAGTATTACAAAAGAAGAACTGTTGGAAGAAAGAAGAGTAGAATTAGCTTTTGAAAATCAACGATTATTTGATCTGATAAGATTTGGTGTTGCCCAAGATGTTTTAAGTGCATTTTCAACAGCAAACGGATATGGATTTACGTCAACTGACCTTTTGTTACCTATTCCACAATCAGAAATAGGGTTAAGCAATGGTCTTTTAACTCAAAACCCCGGTTATTAATTCTAAAACACATAATTATAAATTAATTATTATGGAACAAGCAATTAAAAATATAAACAATAGAATTTCTAAAATAGCAATTTCGTTATTAACATTAGCTGTTACAACGTTATATATTGCGTGCGAAGATAATACATTACCCGAAGTAGGATCCATACCTGATTTAACACCTCCGACAGCAAATTTTTCAGCTACGCAGGGATCAGGAGCAGGTGATGCGTGGAAAGTATATACGTTTGCGAATTTATCAACAAGTGTCACAGACTATTCCTGGAATTTCGGAGACGGAAATACCTCAACAGCAGTAGAACCTACAAATACGTTTCCCGGAGAAGGAACTTATACGGTAACACTTACTGCCAGTGATAAATTGGGAGTGACAAACACACATTCTCAAGCTATAGAAGTTGTCGAACCACAAGCCCCGGTAATCATAGTACCTCCCATATTAGAAGCAAGTTTTGAAGATGGCACCCTGGATGGCGGTACAGGAGACGGTAGAGATTCTTGGAGAAATTCTAGTATGGGAGGAGTTATTCAAATTACTAGCAGTCCGGTACATGAAGGCTCTCAAGCTTCTAAATACCCATCTGCAGGCGACCGAATTGCATACCAGGAACTGGGAGTTTCTCCTAATTCGGATTATATACTTACGTATTGGTATACGATTAAAACTTCTCCAGTAGGATCTATTACAGTATCTGTTTTAGCCGGCGGAGGATTTACAAATGTGGCAGATATACCGGCTGCTACAATTGCTTCTTTTGAAGGAACAGACCAATCAAGCGCCAATACTTATGTAAAGGTTGATTTACCATTTAATTCGGGAGCCAATTCTACAGTATCTATTTTTGTCACTAATCAAGGTGCCGAAGCCAGACTGGATTCATTTTCTATAGTATCAAACTAAAAAAATGAAAAAAATTAAAGAATCATACCTAAGCATTTTATTTGTTGCTTTATGTAGTTTGACAAGTGCTTGCCAGGACGGACAA
This window of the Flavobacteriaceae bacterium genome carries:
- a CDS encoding RagB/SusD family nutrient uptake outer membrane protein, coding for MKLIKFLTLLSIAMLITSCEKTFLSPELNTGINADNYFTNDAEIETGILNIYDGIQGVNALKFTSTNLNHAVQVEFYVTEMRSDNTRTKASEGEAAQFEQFNIQATNGIVADYYRSYYNVIFRANLVLENLGAASSGSAARYEAEARFLRGYAYFNLVRLFGDIPLINKVIDPLDKVTAFTRVSTTEIYNLIVSDLENAVANLTDGGPKDRASRAAAQGLLAKVFLTLGRYGEAQTLCEDIMNPARGFTLQSDFRNIFYNEGNSEVIFAIGFVAGSNDDSQNFSAEWLNAVGRTSGVNYVTADARASLDANGGTRTQYSYRQDQSQITQYQVVKYLPDGDTTLGIPVTSPDPTSAGNDWIVLRYADVILMHVEAILAGGVSTTSSNALVSFQMIRNRAGLTTPVTSITKEELLEERRVELAFENQRLFDLIRFGVAQDVLSAFSTANGYGFTSTDLLLPIPQSEIGLSNGLLTQNPGY
- a CDS encoding PKD domain-containing protein, with amino-acid sequence MEQAIKNINNRISKIAISLLTLAVTTLYIACEDNTLPEVGSIPDLTPPTANFSATQGSGAGDAWKVYTFANLSTSVTDYSWNFGDGNTSTAVEPTNTFPGEGTYTVTLTASDKLGVTNTHSQAIEVVEPQAPVIIVPPILEASFEDGTLDGGTGDGRDSWRNSSMGGVIQITSSPVHEGSQASKYPSAGDRIAYQELGVSPNSDYILTYWYTIKTSPVGSITVSVLAGGGFTNVADIPAATIASFEGTDQSSANTYVKVDLPFNSGANSTVSIFVTNQGAEARLDSFSIVSN